The following are from one region of the Anolis carolinensis isolate JA03-04 unplaced genomic scaffold, rAnoCar3.1.pri scaffold_18, whole genome shotgun sequence genome:
- the LOC103282835 gene encoding oocyte zinc finger protein XlCOF6-like isoform X2, whose translation MEEKVYKCIECGKSFNQHEKLKRHQRTHTGEKPYNCLECGQSFTQKGNLHTHQRTHTWEKPYNCLECGQSFTQKGNLHTHQRTHTWEKPYNCLECGQSFTQGAHLRSHQRTHTGEKPYNCLECRQSFTQSGTLRSHQRTHTGEKPYNCLECGKSFARSSVLRRHQRTHTGEKPYNCLECGQSFTQKGNLHTHQRTHTWEKPYNCLECGQSFAHSSGLRSHQRTHTGEKPYNCLECGQSFAHSSGLRTHQRTHTGEKPYECLECGQSFAHSSGLRTHQRTHTGEKPYKCLECGQSFAQKGHLDSHQRTHTGEKPYKCLECGQSFARSGTLRSHQRTHTGEKP comes from the coding sequence atggaggagaaagtatataaatgtatcgaatgtggaaagagctttaatcAGCATGAAAAGctgaagagacatcaaaggactcacactggggagaaaccctataactgcctggagtgtggacagagcttcactcagaagggaaatttacatacacatcaaagaactcacacctgggagaaaccctataactgcctggagtgtggacagagcttcactcagaagggaaatttacatacacatcaaagaactcacacctgggagaaaccctataactgcctggagtgtggacagagctttactcagggGGCAcatttacgttcacatcaaaggactcacactggggagaaaccctataactgcttgGAGTGTCGGCAGAGCTTTACTCAGAGTGGAActttacgttcacatcaaaggactcacactggggagaaaccctataactgcctggaatgtggaaagagctttgctcgtagttcagtcctgcgtagacatcaaaggactcacactggggagaaaccctataactgcctggagtgtggacagagcttcactcagaagggaaatttacatacacatcaaagaactcacacctgggagaaaccctataactgcctggagtgtggacagagctttgcccatagttcaggactacgttcacatcaaaggactcacactggggagaaaccctataactgcctggagtgtggacagagctttgctcatagttcaggactacgtacacatcaaaggactcacactggggagaaaccctatgaatgcctggagtgtggacagagctttgctcatagttcaggactacgtacacatcaaaggactcacactggggagaaaccctataaatgccttgagtgtggacagagctttgctcagaagggacacttagattcacatcaaagaactcacactggggagaaaccttataaatgcctggagtgtggacagagctttgctcggagtGGAActttacgttcccatcaaaggactcacactggggagaaaccatag